TTGTACttagagaaagagaaaagaaggcATGTCAGTACCTTTCTCCAACACTCACCTGAGAGTCCCGCGAGGATTTGGTGCACTCCTCGAGGGACTGGCAAGGGAAGTCCTGCGAGACCAGCCTGAAGATATCCCCAGATTTGCAGCACGGTACTTCGAGACCATTCTCAAACAGAGAGAAGGTAACAAACTTAATGTATGGTAAAAATAAGACCATTTTATGATTATCTGCTGTTGATTGTGTGGTTTTTATTAATTGTAGAAAGTGGAGTGGACCCTGCCGAATGGGCTGCAAGGATGGAAGATAGATTCTACAACAATCATGCATTCAAGGCTGCTGGGGTACACAGTGAACCCACTGTTAAATCTTCAAAATTTAATCTGTATATATCATTTACCATTACACTGTTGTGTTGTCCCGATAGGCCAGTCAAGAGAAAGAACCAGAGGCGACCCCTTCCAAGTGAGTCTCATCTTATGTGCTAGAAACAGCCAGGAGGATCACgaggaaagagagaggatgagCATAAGGGAAAGAATAGTAGCAAGTCGATCAAAAAGATGAAATTATCTATGTCAACAGTAGCGAAGTCTTTATTTGAGTAGCTCTTTAGGCATGATTTTACTGACATTCatcatgttttaataaaatgaaaagtaaataCAATTTACTGTGTCAGGGTTGACAAAATCAAGATACAGGCAGAaatatatgtaaaatatatataaatatattctggaaaaataaaatgctgaattaaaaatctgttcCTTTACACAATTGTTAGTTGAGACCTCAATGCACAATATCCTCATTGAATTATTGTAATGAAACAAAGTGCAAAGCCAAGCTCAAACCCTACTTTGTCCCTTTTCTAATCAGTGATATTTATCTTGCTTGCTCTTTCTTGCACACATCTGCTGAAAAtatagagacaaaaaataaaggatgaCAATTAAATTTGGCATTTTCAGCCTAATACATAAGGGTGAGAAACAAACTGGCTGAtttgacttgcaatggataatttctgaggtcattttccctttttttaacattttatgggggaattatttttccaagtagTCAGCTGTATCATTATGTTTTTAAGGTTCTACCTAGCCATATTtgcttgatatgaagacattcAGGCCTTGGACCTTGCTGTGGGGCTAGTGGTCCTCCAAAAGGACTTTtttgataaaacaaaaatatattttgatgctattttacATCTTGATCacttaaaataatgttagacaTATGCcttgtattttatatatatattattgttGATAAAACTAAcgtaactgaaactaaaatgttaaCATCAATTTGGTTAACTGGCACTAtgtaaaaactaagctttaccaaaaaaagaaaacaaacaaaaaaaaatctgtgcttacacaactaactaaaatgaagtTAGAATTAGAGACAATAtcttcttagttttagtctttgacagaagcatactgactgacatgtacaCCCAAGCCTGTGTAGTGTCAATGATCTGATTTGACTGAAGAAGACTTTACACAATGGTTAATTTTAGGCCTTgaattgtattcaaacatcaaaattaaataaatgaaattaaaagtgttagaatgaattttaaaaaaaaagatttgtgtTTATGTTATCTAATACTTTTGCATCTCACCTGTAACAAGCATCCTTTGTTgtggaaaaaactaaaactaataaagacTAAATTTAGAGTATATTtgcaaaatagaaactaaacaAACCATTGGGGAAAAACACCAATATAAACTaaaccaaaatttaaaagtaaaaactagataaaaataaaaatgtatagaattccaaaactattataatcTCACCTCAGGCAATTGCCTACCTTTCCCTAATAGTCAAACCACCTATGCAGGGTGCACATGGAAGAGTTGCATAACTTGATATGAGCATACACAGTGACAGCATAGCAGAAGTCTAAAGTCATcctgaatctttttttttttaaaacaagcaatATTTTCTCACTGAGCCTGCATCCACTGAATTGAACAGTGccataatgtctgtttttttcacacCACTATGGTGCAGTCAGATAAAGCTGAAGGATATCCGCTGCCCTCAGGTAGACTTAAGAACAGTGAGTTACAGCTTGTATGTGTcctttaatatatatttatttatcacaCCTAAGAGTTATTGCAATACTGTACAACAGTATCTTGCAGGCCTAGTATAATCACTcaacatacatatacatatactaGTATTGTCCAAACTTCGCTCACGTCATGCAACGTCCAAAAATAAtcactgcacattttttttaagttgtgtgTTCAGGCTTAAtgcaattttatttcattctctGGCATGAGACATATCTTTGCAAGGAACATCTCCAGCAAAAGTTAGGCCTGAATCCTCAACCAAGTGTGGAAAGAGGTTTCAGGTTTGAAGAGGCAAATatgagaaaaagagagcaggATTGAGAGTCAATCTGAAAGTAGGCAGTGACAGGTAACAGAGGAAATTCAAAGAAGAGGCCCTATATCACTGTAATcagttgaagttttttttttaccgcaCATTTCTCACctaaaatttttcattttcatctaCTTTCTAGAGAAGAATTGTCCGAATCGCTGACTGAAGATGAATCAATTCATTCAGCTGATGTCTCAGATCTTTCCACCACACAACCCAATGTTTCTAAAGAGACTGATTCAGCTGAAAACACAGAGGAAGAACAACATGAAATTGCAGAGAAGCACATTATTTCAACAGAAAAAGAACTTTCTGAAGAGGAATCAGTCAACATTGTCCCAGCTGAAGACACACAGCCAGATGGACTAAGTGGgcctgaggaggaggaagctCCAGCAACAACATTTGATGAAGTTGTTAGTTGTAAGGAAAGAGATAGCAGTTCTTTTCTAGATCAAGATACACTTGAGTCTAAGTTAGAGCCCCCTGACATATTATCCTTTAGAGAGACTTCAAATGTTTGTGCTCAGGAGTTAGGAAGAGCAGAAGATGAGGTAGGTGTTAAAAATGCAAGTGCAGTTGTAGACAAGGAGACTGGAGATTTAGAAGTAGATGAAAAAGCTAAGGTTGAAGTTCCAGTAGAGGTCTTTCCATTTTTAGGGCTAGCTGATGTGCAAGTGTGTGCTACAGAGCTTGAAGACACAGGGAAAACAATGGAGGAAAACACTACTGGAAATACTACACATCTTGTTGAAGAAGAAAGCTCAAAATCAAAACCTGAGAGGACTGTTGAGCAATCACTGTCTGTATCTGAACCCCCTGAGGGCAATCAAGAGGAAGCAGAAGATCTGGCAGAAATAACtaaagaggaaggaggagatACCAGGGATTTTTCTGGGGGAATACATGAAAGTTTAGCTCAtatagagggggttttagacgaTAATACTAAAGCAAAGGAGGAGTCATTGGTTGAGATAAGCTTTGAAGACATTCCAAAAGCTCCTCAGACTAAAGAGGATGGGGAGAAACAGCCGCGGGAAGAGTATTCAGTACAGGTCTTAGATACTACATTATCAGAAATTCAACAGGAGGATGAATGCAAGGTTTCAACTGTggaatcagaccaaaatatatCAGGTGCACAGGGCCATGGTGAGTCTGAAATGGTAGGAATTGAAAAGGAAGTTAGCTCTGAAAGAGAGGAATTAGGAAGTCAGAATGAGGCACCTGGTGAAATGGAGGGGGAGAAATGGAACACAAATGACACCGATTTAAATaaaagtgatgatgatgttaaGGAGGATGAAGGTGATAATAACATTTTATCACTTCAGCTCAACCCAGAGGCAGACGAAGAGAACCTGGAGGATGAAATAGATCTTGAAAGTGAAGATAATGAGCAGAGAAGTGAAGGAGAATTTCACCAGAATGAGGATTTTGAAAAAGATGTGGAGACGTCAAATGACCCTGAAGTTAAAGAAGATGAAACAGTTATCTtcagagaggatgaggagggcACAAAAACAGAAGGTTCTAGTAATGTGGTGGTGAAAACTGATGAAAGAGGTGTGGAAAATCTATCACTGCAAGTAACACAGTCAAATATGTCAGCTGCCACAGGCCAGGCAGAGAGTGAAACTTTAGAGACAAGTATGCAACTTCCACATGAGGAGAGTGCACTTGTAGAGTCCCAGTCTCAGGATATGTCAGCAGAAAAGGAGGTCACATTAAAGGAGGAAACAACCCACACTGAGGAACTTGTGGAAGATTTGAAGATGGATTCTTGTTTACCAGAGAAGAATGATGCAAGGTTTGAAGAGGAAGATGTCAGCCCCGGTAAAAGTGTAGAGAGGCTGGCTGATGACCACCAAGGAGAGGAGAGGCCGCCTGGGTCTGAAAAGGATACAACAGAGCCTGAAGGTAGCAATAAGGTACAGTACTTCTGCCTacacaacacagaaaaaatatatttcccaCATTCTCATTGCTTTATTGCCATTAATTAAcgtttttttaaagagaaaatagtTTACTTTTGATAGCCCCAAGTTGTATAATTTTAATGTAAAAGCTGCTGTTACAAGcaccatatttcttccattttatCAGCAGGCTGTGGAGAAATGTtcagacagaggtgtctttaGCTGGGCTATAGTCTGCTTTGTTCCCATTCCTGCCTCAGGTAGCCTATATAAATAAACCTTTCAAGGGCAGCCCTGATCAACAGGGGCTCTTTTTCTTCCCCGCCTGGACTCTCGAGGGGGAGGTGATTGAGAGCATCTCCAAAATAGTTCATTTTCTGCGTGACGTATGGTGGTTGCTCTGAGAAACTTTGAATGTCAACGAGAGGGTCATGATCAAAACTGTCCAAACGGCTCGATCCGCCACAGACTGCCTCTTTGATGATATACATGGCTGAACAAAGATGTATGCTCTTGCTCATAAAAACTAACACTTTGGCTTTGCTAGCTCTGGATCCACACTCCTCTCGGGGGCAGCCTCCACAGATTTAAAGCAGATACGGTAATCTATCATCATAAAAGACCGACGTAACAATTTGTCTTGTGAATTAGgcctttaacatttttattgctgTCACAGTTATCCCCGTCTGATTTGTCTGGACCATCAGGGCTCCGAACGCGCAGGGAGGGGAGTGTAGGAAGGGGTACTAAGAGTGTTACCATGGTAACCCCTCACCATCCTGCTCTCTTTTAGTGTCGTCATGGAATTAATGGGAGATGGTGATGCTGATAGTTGCTATGCACCATCTGTATCAATCATCTACCTTTAATAGCAGTTTCTAActgactgacagacagaaaaacagcactTCTTTGTTTGTGCTCTTGTTTATTGGCAGGAATTATTTCAGCTGGAAAAGAGCTTCAACAAAAACGACACAATATAGGCCAGCTATTCTTACAGTGGCCCAGCTGGAGTGTTTTGGAAGCCTTTTAAATCtatttagtgtgtttttgtctattttttactGCCAACAAGAGTGATATTTGAAGCATCCAGGAAGACTTTCTCCCAAGATGATTAAAGTACAGGGTCAAATTTTGGTTGTAATATTTATTATTGATATATTGCCATAATGACTTTTAGGCTGAATAAGCATGATTGATTAAATTCTGTTAACCATTCACCGTGGTGGAGAttcataaaaatcaacaaagcGACCCCCTTGATGAAGCACATCTGCTGAGTAAAATTTGTCGCCATTCATTGCACTTAGTAAAGGAGCAGGAGAGTGTTAATGTCAGAGATATAACTCAGTTAAATTGACGTTTTgtgtttctctccctctccgtCTTGTCTCTGAGGCTGGCAGAGGAGTGTGGGCGGCCATACCAGCTGGGATCAGAGGGATGGAGAGGGCTGTTAGCTCACTCTGCCTCTAATAAATTTATAACACCTCCTGGTGTAAGCCAGCCCAAGATGCTtacactgttttgttttcacgCTATTAGTAGAATTTGAAAGTCAGCAATTATTGTTCTTTCTTTGACCATCTGGCTTTTGCATAGTATTTCTATGTTGTCATCTGTTATTTGGGGAGTTTATTGTTTACATTGATTAGTAACACCGTGACTTGTGAATTTGTGTGATGCCCTGtttgtgtggttgtgttttCCTAAGTTACATAAGGGCCATAGTGTCCTTCACGTGGTCGTGTCCAAACTCTCAAGCATGAGCTGAAACTGTCTTTATATTCAGCCTTTTCCAGTTAGTTTAAGCAGTTATTGGCGGCTGTTTCAGGTGCGTTCAAGGTCTGCAGCAGAAATGTGAACACAGTAGGTCAGCAGCCTTAATAAGCCTGAAAAGACAGAGCACATGCTGTCATGTTTGTAGGAGgtctctctttccctccctccctttttctctctctctcctccattctctctctctctttgtgactgtatgtctctctctcactctgtgCGTGAGCGGGTGTTACTGAACATACAGTGATTGTTAGTAAGAGCAGTGAAGCATTTGTATTTTACCGGAGACTCACTTAAAGAGCGCTTTGCCTGGTCCTGCATAGAAATCGAGGTGCACAAGTCATACTAGGTCAGCTCACCTGAAGACTGAAGTCATCTGAGAGAGTCAGACATGGACTGTCACAATGTAAGTAAAAGCTTCACATCAACTTTTCTAGAAGATTCTTGTTTATCGCTGAGCAGCTCACAAACTGCTTTTGACTCACTTAATAAATTTACTGATATATAGTTGCCCTTTTTTTGGTGTATTTGCTCAGTAATCATGTTACTTTTGAATAGTAAATTGAGCACAGAGTCAGTTTGCTTCTGAGATTTGGAGCTAATTTGAAGctttcaagattttttaaattcagtttgtAATAATGAAGGAGTTTTGCATCAGAATTTTGCAAAGCAGTTTATGACAGATCAAGTCTAAGGAACATGAGGCAAAACAGACAATATAAAGACCCCAGAAAAGGTGTGTAGCCATCGAATTTAAGTACACCAGTCAGGCATGATTGGTGCTGTAAAAGAGCTGGTTTTGGCTGCTCAGAGAGCAGTCAGACAGAGAGGCTAATGAATGCTGGCTGAACAGGTGGGTGGTCACACTCCTACACTGGAGGGGTTTCACTGGAGACATGATGCACAGCTTCATCGAGGTGGTGGGACGACAGTGGGCTCGTTCTGTGGGCTGCCTTTGTATGAAATGTCAATCTGTTTTTCTATAAGCAAAGTGCTGGGAGTAGCCGATATGTGTTTGCCTCCAAATCTGAAACGCTGTTTACATAACTTGTCGACAGCCTTGGCTCTTTTCCACTGACACTTTATGACGAGCCAGAATTTCTCTTCCACCCACCCGACGTTTCCTCTGGGACAGCGGATTCTGTGCTCTCAGTCACTGAATGAGCTGATGGTGTTGACGACAGCAACATTTTTGTGCTGGGTCATCTTTTTTTGGCAGCAGGTTGCATGGCAAAAAGTTATATTGCTTCTCAGAAGAAATGTAAGGGTAGCTTGTAATCATATCACAAATTCgttttatatttcagtcataAGTCACACTAACCTCTTACCAAAATTTGGTGTAGCAGTGATGATTCATTTTATAATAGATTACTCTTGCTTTGCTTAGAAAACCATAATTTCAATACACAGACCTTTTCTGCAGCAGACTGTAATAACATATTACAAAACAGACTGACTCAGGCACGTTTTTGCCAGCAGTGAATTATACAGACTATGACAAGAAGAAAAGTGGagagaaaaaatgtggcaatatGGGTTATTGACCTCCTGAGAGCCCCATTGAAGTCATGTAATAAGGGTGAGCCACTCTGCAGCGAGCACTCATCCCTCGCTGTCTGAAAAGATGGTGCTGAAGCATACAGTATATAAAATATGCTGTCACAATTTTTTGAAAGGTCAGCCTtcctttacaaaaacaaacctttTGATCAGGCAAAATGCCCTCTAAACTTTCGTTTAAACTGCTGCCGTTGTGGTCATCCCTGTAGGAGGAGTGCAGCCGGCCCCAGGAGGAGGAAGACATCATGGACATCCCCCTGGATGACCCCGAGGCCAACAGAGCTGCTGCAAAGATCCAGGCTGGCTTCCGTGGCCACATGACCCGTAAGAAGATGAAGCCGGAGGACAAAACGGAGAGGGAGGAGGTGAGCAGCACTGGGGATGTGCTCAACGGCAGCCAGGGGGACACAGGTCAGTGGTGTAGAACCACGGGGTAAGAGTAGGCCGCATAATGCCGTGACAGAGGGCATTATGGATAGTGTAAGGATGCTAGCAGAGGCTCCTATCAGGAGCTGTGACTTCAAATGGTAAGTGATTGAACGCTTAAGTTGCTGTTTGTTGATTTTAGGTAATAAGCAATAAGCTAAGTTGGGAAAGTTTTAAGAGTTAGGCGCCCTTTA
This region of Cheilinus undulatus linkage group 2, ASM1832078v1, whole genome shotgun sequence genomic DNA includes:
- the spa17 gene encoding sperm surface protein Sp17 isoform X1, coding for MDCHNEECSRPQEEEDIMDIPLDDPEANRAAAKIQAGFRGHMTRKKMKPEDKTEREERQEDRGQ
- the spa17 gene encoding sperm surface protein Sp17 isoform X2, whose translation is MDCHNEECSRPQEEEDIMDIPLDDPEANRAAAKIQAGFRGHMTRKKMKPEDKTEREEVSSTGDVLNGSQGDTETGGSGAVERDDTSVPEQ